The proteins below come from a single Oscillatoria sp. FACHB-1407 genomic window:
- a CDS encoding NADH dehydrogenase subunit K yields the protein MNPVTQDGIISPIGRPEVTQDLSENVILTTVDDLHNWARLSSLWPLLYGTACCFIEFAALIGSRFDFDRFGLIPRSSPRQADLIITAGTITMKMAPALVRLYEQMPDPKYVIAMGACTITGGMFSSDSPTAVRGVDKLIPVDVYIPGCPPRPEAIIDAIVKLRKKISNEAVQERGSFGQTHRYYTRSHKLTPTPDILTGKYLQSETRQAPPKELMEAMGLPVSPALEETRTKEAVDRG from the coding sequence ATGAACCCCGTTACTCAAGATGGCATTATTAGTCCAATAGGGCGACCTGAGGTCACTCAAGATTTGTCAGAAAACGTCATCCTGACAACCGTTGATGACTTGCATAACTGGGCACGTCTCTCCAGCCTCTGGCCTCTGTTGTATGGAACTGCCTGCTGCTTCATTGAGTTTGCAGCCCTGATCGGCTCTCGCTTTGACTTCGATCGCTTTGGTCTGATTCCCCGATCCAGCCCTCGTCAAGCTGATCTAATCATCACCGCAGGCACGATCACCATGAAAATGGCTCCAGCTCTGGTGCGGTTGTATGAGCAGATGCCGGATCCGAAATACGTTATTGCAATGGGAGCCTGCACCATTACAGGCGGTATGTTTAGCTCAGATTCCCCAACTGCTGTACGTGGGGTAGACAAACTAATCCCGGTTGATGTCTACATTCCCGGTTGTCCCCCTCGCCCAGAAGCCATCATTGATGCCATTGTCAAGTTGCGGAAGAAAATTTCGAATGAGGCTGTTCAAGAACGTGGCTCGTTTGGACAAACGCATCGGTATTACACGCGATCGCACAAGCTGACCCCCACCCCAGACATTCTGACAGGCAAATACTTACAGTCCGAAACTCGTCAGGCACCTCCCAAAGAACTGATGGAGGCAATGGGTCTACCTGTTTCTCCCGCATTAGAAGAAACTCGCACGAAGGAGGCTGTCGATCGTGGCTGA